A segment of the Plasmodium cynomolgi strain B DNA, scaffold: 1192, whole genome shotgun sequence genome:
AGGGCTTTACAAAAAGGTTTCGTATTATTAgcacattttatttcaagTTCCTGGTATTTTTGAACACAATGATTATCATCTTTCACAGCAAAACTATCGTTTGCATCAACCTTAGTTGCTGATTTTATAATGTAAATACagtttatgtaaaaatagaataacaaattcatattttccaaCTCATCATCATCTATATTATCCCATATTTTATCTAATTTTAATACTAATGGATTACTgggattatttattttcatatatttgtgGAATAGAATTGGATAAGTGTCagcaattttattatgtaattcaTAATTTAACCAATACTTCAAGTATTCCAAATGAATATGTTCATTTCGGGT
Coding sequences within it:
- a CDS encoding CYIR protein (putative;~vir-type antigen); amino-acid sequence: MANLSCTDGLIDERYSFYKHIDEYLQYEKNCPQGNHYNQYENKCKLGISYDDREENIISAICLRFYCLMYNILKSDSSQYTRNEHIHLEYLKYWLNYELHNKIADTYPILFHKYMKINNPSNPLVLKLDKIWDNIDDDELENMNLLFYFYINCIYIIKSATKVDANDSFAVKDDNHCVQKYQELEIK